One genomic region from Xyrauchen texanus isolate HMW12.3.18 chromosome 16, RBS_HiC_50CHRs, whole genome shotgun sequence encodes:
- the LOC127656882 gene encoding serine/threonine-protein phosphatase PP1-beta catalytic subunit — protein sequence MNNSALKMAEGELNVDSLISRLLEVRGCRPGKIVQMTEAEVRGLCIKSREIFLSQPILLELEAPLKICGDIHGQYTDLLRLFEYGGFPPEANYLFLGDYVDRGKQSLETICLLLAYKIKYPENFFLLRGNHECASINRIYGFYDECKRRFNIKLWKTFTDCFNCLPIAAIIDEKIFCCHGGLSPDLQSMEQIRRIMRPTDVPDTGLLCDLLWSDPDKDVQGWGENDRGVSFTFGADVVSKFLNRHDLDLICRAHQVVEDGYEFFAKRQLVTLFSAPNYCGEFDNAGGMMSVDESLMCSFQILKPSEKKAKYQYGGVNSGRPVTPPRTAQAPKKR from the exons ATGAACAACTCGGCATTGAAGATGGCGGAGGGGGAATTGAACGTTGACAGTCTCATTTCTCGGCTTCTCGAAG TGCGAGGATGTCGCCCAGGGAAGATTGTACAAATGACGGAGGCAGAGGTTCGAGGACTCTGCATTAAGTCTCGTGAGATCTTCCTCAGCCAGCCCATCCTGCTGGAGCTGGAGGCTCCTCTTAAAATCTGTG gtgACATCCATGGGCAGTACACAGATCTGTTGAGGTTGTTTGAATATGGTGGTTTTCCTCCGGAGGCAAACTATCTCTTCCTGGGTGATTATGTGGATCGAGGAAAACAGTCTTTGGAGACCATCTGCCTGCTCCTGGCCTACAAGATTAAATACCCAGAGAATTTCTTCCTCCTGCGTGGTAATCACGAGTGCGCCTCTATCAACCGTATCTATGGCTTTTATGATGAGT GCAAACGCAGGTTCAACATCAAACTCTGGAAGACATTTACAGACTGCTTCAACTGCCTACCAATTGCTGCCATCATAGATGAGAAGATTTTCTGTTGCCATGGAG gTCTTTCTCCTGATCTGCAGTCAATGGAACAGATACGTCGGATTATGCGACCAACTGACGTCCCAGATACAG GGTTGTTGTGTGATTTGCTGTGGTCAGACCCTGATAAGGACGTTCAAGGATGGGGTGAGAATGATCGTGGAGTGTCATTCACTTTCGGTGCCGATGTAGTGAGCAAATTTCTCAACCGCCACGATCTGGATCTCATCTGCAGGGCACACCAG GTGGTTGAAGATGGTTATGAGTTCTTTGCAAAGCGGCAGCTTGTCActctgttctcagcaccaaacTACTGCGGGGAATTTGACAACGCAGGTGGAATGATGAGCGTGGATGAGTCACTCATGTGCTCTTTTCAG ATCCTGAAGCCATCAGAAAAGAAGGCAAAGTATCAGTACGGTGGGGTGAACTCAGGGCGACCTGTAACCCCTCCCCGTACAGCCCAAGCCCCTAAGAAGAGGTGA